One window of the Zea mays cultivar B73 chromosome 3, Zm-B73-REFERENCE-NAM-5.0, whole genome shotgun sequence genome contains the following:
- the LOC100280154 gene encoding Protein XRI1-like, with the protein MDFDGAIGDQGELWEWQSQEYGLQKDLLAAPCSSLWAEAPNNMGDDWSMFDEQTPIKHCTDFEFQFCDIGDIIVKEFEEGKETLQAKRRRMLQFCPENVEMTRSMTEEGLLESLQEMDFSGTNCLLNSDGTDELPEEWLVDCSQDTEPGFPAEEMNSPAAATEKDVDTSAHQNASPSQQSIVVNNNRAQARPTPLKAGKSIIGAKKARTSVAFPFELIKPSSIRGDVTLSDINEKLHAPPPYKIRHKSDEEPSSLQASAISGKPVVHKTKIHTEGGKGSITITRTRG; encoded by the exons ATGGACTTCGACGGCGCCATTGGCGATCAGGG TGAGCTGTGGGAATGGCAAAGTCAGGAGTATGGTCTGCAGAAAGATTTGTTAGCTG CTCCATGTAGCAGCTTGTGGGCTGAAGCACCCAACAATATGGGTGATGATTGGAGCATGTTTGATGAGCAAACACCAATTAAACATTGTACAGACTTCGAATTTCAGTTCTGTGATATAGGAG ATATCATCGTCAAGGAGTTTGAAGAAGGGAAGGAAACTTTGCAGGCAAAGCGCAGACGCATGTTGCAGTTCTGTCCAGAAAATGTTGAG ATGACACGTTCTATGACTGAAGAGGGGCTTTTGGAAAGTCTTCAGGAGATGGATTTTTCAG GTACCAACTGTTTACTGAACTCTGACGGGACTGATGAACTGCCAGAAGAATGGCTAGTCGATTGCTCACAAGACACCGAGCCTGGTTTTCCGGCAGAAGAAAT GAATAGCCCTGCTGCTGCCACGGAAAAAGATGTTGATACGTCTG CACATCAGAATGCTTCGCCTAGTCAACAGTCTATCGTAGTCAACAACAATCGTGCACAGGCTAGACCTACACCGCTGAAAG CTGGCAAGAGCATCATCGGGGCAAAGAAGGCGAGGACATCCGTGGCCTTCCCTTTCGAGCTCATCAAGCCGAGCAGCATCCGCGGCGACGTCACCCTGAGCGACATAAACGAGAAGCTCCACGCGCCCCCGCCGTACAAGATCAGGCACAAGAGCGACGAGGAGCCCAGCTCGCTCCAGGCCTCGGCCATCTCGGGGAAGCCTGTGGTCCACAAGACGAAGATCCACACCGAGGGGGGCAAGGGGAGCATCACGATCACCAGAACCAGAGGCTAA
- the LOC100280154 gene encoding protein XRI1-like isoform X1 — translation MDFDGAIGDQGELWEWQSQEYGLQKDLLAAPCSSLWAEAPNNMGDDWSMFDEQTPIKHCTDFEFQFCDIGDIIVKEFEEGKETLQAKRRRMLQFCPENVEMTRSMTEEGLLESLQEMDFSGTNCLLNSDGTDELPEEWLVDCSQDTEPGFPAEEIPAAATEKDVDTSAHQNASPSQQSIVVNNNRAQARPTPLKAGKSIIGAKKARTSVAFPFELIKPSSIRGDVTLSDINEKLHAPPPYKIRHKSDEEPSSLQASAISGKPVVHKTKIHTEGGKGSITITRTRG, via the exons ATGGACTTCGACGGCGCCATTGGCGATCAGGG TGAGCTGTGGGAATGGCAAAGTCAGGAGTATGGTCTGCAGAAAGATTTGTTAGCTG CTCCATGTAGCAGCTTGTGGGCTGAAGCACCCAACAATATGGGTGATGATTGGAGCATGTTTGATGAGCAAACACCAATTAAACATTGTACAGACTTCGAATTTCAGTTCTGTGATATAGGAG ATATCATCGTCAAGGAGTTTGAAGAAGGGAAGGAAACTTTGCAGGCAAAGCGCAGACGCATGTTGCAGTTCTGTCCAGAAAATGTTGAG ATGACACGTTCTATGACTGAAGAGGGGCTTTTGGAAAGTCTTCAGGAGATGGATTTTTCAG GTACCAACTGTTTACTGAACTCTGACGGGACTGATGAACTGCCAGAAGAATGGCTAGTCGATTGCTCACAAGACACCGAGCCTGGTTTTCCGGCAGAAGAAAT CCCTGCTGCTGCCACGGAAAAAGATGTTGATACGTCTG CACATCAGAATGCTTCGCCTAGTCAACAGTCTATCGTAGTCAACAACAATCGTGCACAGGCTAGACCTACACCGCTGAAAG CTGGCAAGAGCATCATCGGGGCAAAGAAGGCGAGGACATCCGTGGCCTTCCCTTTCGAGCTCATCAAGCCGAGCAGCATCCGCGGCGACGTCACCCTGAGCGACATAAACGAGAAGCTCCACGCGCCCCCGCCGTACAAGATCAGGCACAAGAGCGACGAGGAGCCCAGCTCGCTCCAGGCCTCGGCCATCTCGGGGAAGCCTGTGGTCCACAAGACGAAGATCCACACCGAGGGGGGCAAGGGGAGCATCACGATCACCAGAACCAGAGGCTAA
- the LOC103652329 gene encoding uncharacterized protein LOC103652329, whose protein sequence is MSRGSGVPACPGTRPSEHVVGVGEEAEAEAGARRHTPPRVRPQPGARRGRESVGAAPSWADRGPTACPWRPITGSSSSCCQDKPSVPTAADDASLLLRPACRSNPDASFGTSPGREGRPRLRSVAPSASRTTLLASSLHRIS, encoded by the coding sequence ATGAGCCGGGGATCAGGCGTCCCTGCCTGCCCGGGCACGAGACCGAGCGAACACGTCGTCGGGGTCggggaggaggcggaggcggaggccggGGCCCGGAGGCACACCCCACCACGCGTACGGCCACAGCCTGGCGCGAGGCGTGGGAGGGAGTCTGTTGGCGCGGCGCCTTCCTGGGCGGACCGCGGACCCACCGCGTGCCCGTGGCGCCCAATCACCGGCAGCTCGTCTTCTTGCTGCCAAGACAAACCCAGCGTCCCAACAGCAGCTGATGATGCTTCGCTGCTCCTCCGGCCGGCATGCAGATCCAATCCGGATGCCAGTTTTGGCACTTCTCCGGGGCGCGAGGGCCGGCCTCGCCTTCGTTCCGTAGCGCCTAGCGCGTCACGCACTACCTTGTTGGCGTCCTCGCTCCATCGCATAAGCTGA
- the LOC100381751 gene encoding putative RING zinc finger domain superfamily protein yields the protein MDGGRPEMRRTMTLSEQLSSTPDPAIRDFLKIPQDADVGGILHDEDSPSAVDAQGPRAGRTSGWKPLRDRLRLRRAAGAWQTPPNKPGAAAAHAPTNSGNLSNRYNYNPGEAAAAFSRTFSRAPSLRAPSLRATPTFSRVASTRLGPASSRSSSRRPATYDFRDVDERRHDADADDGGEEEDDEGEDDDDEGDEEDEKEEAPAAQMSLMALLEQTDSQWDDDEDEEESGGGGGARKKGEGDDDEDDGEGREEEMVHVCCVCMVRHKGAAFIPCGHTFCRLCSRELWVSRGNCPLCNGFIQEILDIF from the coding sequence ATGGACGGCGGGCGGCCGGAGATGCGGCGGACCATGACGCTGTCCGAGCAGCTGTCGTCCACGCCCGACCCGGCCATCCGCGACTTCCTCAAGATCCCCCAAGACGCCGACGTCGGCGGGATCCTCCACGACGAAGATAGCCCCTCGGCTGTGGACGCGCAGGGGCCCCGCGCCGGCAGGACGAGCGGCTGGAAGCCGCTGCGGGACCGGCTCCGGCTCCGGCGCGCGGCGGGCGCCTGGCAGACGCCGCCTAATAAGCCCGGCGCTGCCGCGGCGCACGCCCCGACCAACAGCGGCAATCTCAGCAACAGGTACAACTACAACCCcggcgaggcggcggcggcgttctCCCGCACCTTCTCCCGCGCGCCCTCTCTGCGCGCGCCGTCACTCCGCGCGACGCCCACGTTCTCGCGCGTCGCGTCCAcccgcctcggccccgcctcGTCCCGCTCCAGCTCCAGGCGCCCCGCGACGTACGACTTCCGCGACGTCGACGAGCGACGCCacgacgccgacgccgacgacgggggcgaggaagaggacgacgagggcgaggacgacgacgacgagggcgacgaggaggatgaGAAGGAGGAGGCGCCCGCGGCGCAGATGTCGCTGATGGCGCTGCTGGAGCAGACGGACAGCCAGTGGGAcgacgacgaggacgaggaggagagcggcggcggtggcggcgcgcgCAAGAAAGGCGAGGGcgacgacgacgaggacgacGGCGAGGGCCGGGAGGAGGAGATGGTGCACGTGTGCTGCGTGTGCATGGTGCGGCACAAGGGCGCGGCCTTCATCCCCTGCGGCCACACCTTCTGCCGCCTCTGCTCCCGCGAGCTCTGGGTCAGCCGCGGCAACTGCCCGCTCTGCAACGGCTTCATCCAGGAGATCCTCGACATCTTCTGA